The following are from one region of the Paenibacillus sp. KS-LC4 genome:
- a CDS encoding type II toxin-antitoxin system YoeB family toxin yields the protein MGKPEPLRGDLSGYWNRRIDDTNRIVYRIHNGMIEFYAFRTHYGDK from the coding sequence TTGGGAAAGCCTGAACCGCTGCGCGGTGACTTATCCGGATATTGGAATCGCCGAATTGATGATACCAATCGTATAGTCTACCGAATTCATAATGGCATGATTGAATTTTATGCTTTTCGCACACATTATGGTGATAAATAA
- a CDS encoding type II toxin-antitoxin system RelB/DinJ family antitoxin, with amino-acid sequence MAQTNINIRMDEDLKKEAESLFSDLGLNMTTAVNIFVRQSIRQGGIPFEITTQTDPFYNQANLKRLKQSIQQMDQGKTLTKTINDLDHTDDE; translated from the coding sequence ATGGCACAAACCAATATCAACATTCGGATGGATGAAGACCTCAAAAAAGAAGCGGAGTCTCTATTTTCGGATTTGGGGCTGAATATGACGACCGCGGTAAATATTTTTGTTCGTCAGTCAATACGCCAAGGCGGGATTCCTTTTGAAATCACAACCCAAACAGATCCTTTTTATAACCAGGCCAACCTAAAAAGACTAAAGCAATCCATCCAGCAAATGGATCAGGGGAAAACGCTTACGAAAACGATAAACGATTTAGATCATACGGATGATGAATAA